One region of Azoarcus sp. CIB genomic DNA includes:
- the tssK gene encoding type VI secretion system baseplate subunit TssK, which translates to MTPHKILWGEGLFLRPQHFQQQDARYETGIRRAMLTAEPFAWGVRALELDRDALASGSLRIDRLDVVLPDGEIYLAPGEDRLPPPLALDHLDWDAGHVDLHLALHHLRDFGNNYDSGDGNAAGCRYVLDTCQVSDLFTDAVQAEVGVLRKQARLIAGTQAPDQYLTLPLVRIRKTTTNGYEIDPGFIAPSLRVDGAPALHLMLRRLLDSLQAKVDALYGFHREPSKNVIEFRSGDIASFWLLHTASSAFAALAHIHRNPSLHPERLYQELLRLAGGLMTFSKTHTLADLPAYEHGRPSSCFGKIDGILRNLLETVISTRYFAISLDEQKPSFHLGRIDSDKVTQDARFFLAVSASLPLSEIIESVPARFKAGAPDDVDKLVLSAMGGVSLTHCAQVPPAIPVRPGACYFSLDPHGHLYERMLKARSITIYAPAGYPELKLELIAVIS; encoded by the coding sequence GTGACACCGCACAAGATCCTATGGGGCGAAGGACTCTTCCTTCGCCCGCAGCATTTCCAGCAGCAGGATGCGCGTTACGAGACCGGCATCCGCAGGGCCATGCTCACGGCCGAACCGTTCGCCTGGGGCGTACGCGCACTGGAGCTCGACCGCGATGCGCTCGCGAGCGGGTCATTGCGCATCGACCGTCTCGACGTGGTGCTGCCCGATGGCGAAATCTATCTCGCGCCGGGGGAGGACCGTCTTCCGCCACCTCTCGCGCTCGATCATCTCGACTGGGACGCCGGCCACGTCGATCTCCATCTGGCGCTCCACCACCTGCGCGACTTCGGCAACAACTACGACTCGGGCGACGGCAACGCCGCCGGTTGCCGTTACGTGCTCGACACCTGCCAAGTGTCGGACCTGTTCACCGACGCGGTCCAGGCCGAAGTCGGGGTGCTACGCAAGCAGGCACGCCTGATCGCCGGCACACAGGCGCCCGATCAATACCTGACGCTTCCACTAGTACGCATCCGCAAGACCACGACCAACGGCTACGAGATCGACCCGGGCTTCATTGCGCCGAGCCTGCGCGTGGACGGTGCTCCGGCCCTGCACCTGATGTTGCGGCGCCTCCTCGATTCGCTCCAGGCGAAGGTCGACGCCCTGTACGGCTTCCACCGCGAACCGTCCAAGAACGTCATCGAATTCCGCTCCGGCGACATCGCGTCCTTCTGGCTGCTGCATACGGCGAGCAGCGCCTTCGCAGCCCTCGCGCACATCCACAGGAATCCTTCGCTCCACCCCGAGCGCCTGTATCAGGAACTGCTGCGCCTGGCGGGCGGACTGATGACGTTCTCGAAGACGCACACGCTCGCCGACCTGCCCGCCTACGAGCACGGACGCCCTTCCTCGTGCTTCGGGAAGATCGACGGGATACTGCGCAATCTGCTGGAAACCGTGATTTCGACGCGCTATTTTGCGATCAGCCTGGACGAGCAGAAACCCTCGTTCCATCTGGGCCGGATCGATTCCGACAAGGTCACGCAAGATGCCCGGTTCTTCCTCGCGGTGTCGGCATCACTGCCACTGTCGGAGATCATCGAGTCGGTGCCCGCCCGCTTCAAGGCGGGCGCGCCGGACGACGTCGACAAGCTCGTGCTCTCGGCCATGGGCGGCGTATCGCTGACCCACTGCGCCCAGGTACCGCCCGCGATCCCGGTACGCCCCGGTGCCTGCTACTTCAGCCTGGATCCCCACGGCCACCTCTACGAACGCATGCTCAAGGCGCGCAGCATCACGATCTACGCGCCGGCCGGCTACCCCGAACTCAAGCTCGAGCTCATCGCCGTCATTTCATGA
- the tssB gene encoding type VI secretion system contractile sheath small subunit, translating to MSRKESIQKRLQKVRPPRVQLTYDVEKGDAVEQKELPFVAGVLGDFAGQSEVGESKLRDRKFVAIDVDNFDDVMDALAPRAAFRVRNRLSDDGGELAVDLTFRSFEDFRPESVARQVEPLRKLLEARARLAELRNKLAGNEKLDDLLSDVLGNTEKLRSIGAGAATGDSRDEQ from the coding sequence GTGTCCAGGAAGGAAAGTATTCAGAAGCGTCTGCAGAAGGTCAGGCCGCCGCGTGTGCAGCTCACCTATGACGTGGAAAAGGGTGACGCCGTCGAACAGAAGGAGTTGCCGTTTGTGGCGGGCGTGCTCGGCGATTTCGCCGGGCAAAGCGAAGTCGGCGAGTCAAAGCTGCGCGACCGGAAGTTCGTCGCGATCGACGTCGACAATTTCGACGACGTGATGGACGCCCTCGCGCCGCGAGCGGCATTCCGGGTCAGGAACCGGCTATCCGACGACGGCGGCGAACTGGCTGTCGATCTCACGTTCCGCAGTTTCGAGGATTTTCGCCCCGAGTCGGTCGCACGTCAGGTGGAACCCCTGCGAAAATTGCTGGAAGCGCGCGCCCGGCTCGCGGAACTTCGCAACAAGCTGGCGGGCAACGAGAAACTCGACGACCTTTTGAGCGACGTCCTCGGCAACACCGAGAAGTTGCGCTCCATCGGTGCAGGTGCCGCCACCGGCGATTCGAGGGATGAGCAATGA
- the tssF gene encoding type VI secretion system baseplate subunit TssF: protein MEDLLPYYERELAFLRGHSREFAERYPKIAARLLLNGEGCDDPHVERMIESFALLSARISKKLEDSYPLFTEALLQVLYPHYLCPFPACSIAHFDSAGGESQLSRPAVFERGAELRSRPVNGVSCRFRTAWRVELLPLRIEEFRFQAVASIPAAVRAPLGVSGMLSLRLAVQGAGGIGGVERVRLYIDAEPSVAAALRDALFLRVLRTWVETGDGAWHAVDGAVIGEVGLAADEALVDFPDNAHDAYRHLTEYFAFPEKYNFFDVLPSRLPAPARREGQIRVHFAFKDVRPDGEIARLLAGLSGDSLKLGCVPVVNLFQRPGDPIRLTGRTSTYPVVADGRQAHAYEVYSIDAVRRVSRRPDGEAQTEYRPFFSLRHGETPERDGHYWHAQRDARIAERSPGYETALTIVDAGFDPLKPGTDILSVSLTCTNRDLPARLAIGLEGGDLHAEGGAARAIRLLRVPTMPCRFSHERDGLWRLISHLSLNHLSLTGNGLAAFKEMLGLYDVRRTAVSRRQIDGIRGIEQQEKTCWMAGRPFASFVRGVEVRLTVDEDSFVGAGLDVFARVIDRFLGLYVQLNSFVQLVLVSVRTGEELVRCEPRSGDSILA from the coding sequence ATGGAAGACCTTCTACCCTATTACGAGCGCGAGCTTGCATTTCTGCGCGGCCATTCCCGCGAGTTCGCCGAACGCTATCCGAAGATTGCCGCGAGGCTGCTGCTGAACGGAGAGGGATGCGACGATCCGCACGTCGAGCGGATGATCGAATCCTTCGCACTGCTGTCGGCCCGTATATCGAAGAAGCTCGAAGACTCGTACCCGCTGTTTACCGAGGCGTTGCTGCAGGTCCTGTATCCGCACTATCTTTGCCCTTTCCCGGCATGTTCGATCGCGCATTTCGACAGCGCGGGCGGGGAATCGCAACTTTCGCGTCCGGCCGTGTTCGAGCGGGGAGCGGAACTGCGGTCGCGGCCCGTGAACGGCGTCTCCTGTCGTTTCCGCACCGCATGGCGGGTCGAGCTGTTGCCGCTACGCATCGAGGAATTCCGCTTTCAGGCGGTTGCGAGCATCCCTGCGGCCGTGCGCGCGCCGCTCGGCGTATCGGGCATGCTGTCATTGCGGTTGGCCGTTCAGGGAGCCGGAGGGATAGGTGGTGTCGAGCGGGTGCGGCTGTACATTGATGCGGAGCCGTCCGTCGCAGCCGCGCTGCGCGATGCGCTGTTCCTGCGCGTGTTGCGGACGTGGGTGGAAACGGGGGATGGTGCCTGGCATGCGGTCGACGGCGCGGTGATAGGAGAGGTCGGCTTGGCGGCCGATGAAGCGCTCGTCGATTTTCCCGACAACGCCCATGACGCTTACCGTCACCTGACCGAGTACTTCGCCTTTCCCGAGAAGTACAACTTCTTTGACGTGCTTCCTTCCCGGCTGCCGGCTCCCGCGCGTCGGGAGGGGCAGATCCGCGTTCATTTCGCATTCAAGGACGTGCGACCGGACGGCGAGATCGCGCGGCTTCTCGCCGGGCTGAGCGGCGATTCACTCAAGCTCGGCTGCGTGCCGGTCGTCAATCTGTTCCAGCGGCCCGGCGACCCGATCCGCCTCACGGGGCGCACATCCACGTATCCCGTAGTCGCCGACGGACGACAGGCGCATGCCTACGAGGTCTACTCGATCGACGCGGTCCGCCGCGTGAGCCGCAGGCCGGATGGCGAGGCGCAGACCGAATATCGCCCGTTCTTTTCCCTGCGCCACGGCGAAACGCCTGAGCGGGATGGTCATTACTGGCATGCACAACGCGACGCACGCATCGCGGAGCGCAGTCCCGGCTACGAGACCGCGCTCACGATCGTCGATGCCGGCTTCGATCCGCTCAAGCCCGGCACCGACATCCTGAGCGTGTCGCTGACGTGTACGAACCGCGATCTTCCGGCGCGGCTCGCGATCGGCCTCGAGGGCGGCGACCTCCACGCCGAAGGCGGCGCGGCACGTGCGATCCGGCTGTTGCGCGTGCCGACGATGCCGTGTCGCTTCAGCCATGAACGGGATGGTCTGTGGCGCCTGATCTCGCACCTGTCACTCAATCACCTTTCCCTTACCGGGAACGGCCTCGCCGCCTTCAAGGAAATGCTCGGCCTTTATGATGTGCGCCGGACGGCCGTGTCACGGCGCCAGATCGACGGGATCCGCGGCATCGAGCAGCAGGAGAAGACCTGCTGGATGGCCGGGCGGCCCTTCGCAAGTTTCGTTCGGGGGGTCGAAGTGCGACTGACGGTCGACGAGGACAGTTTCGTCGGCGCCGGTCTCGACGTCTTTGCGCGGGTCATCGACCGTTTCCTCGGTCTTTACGTGCAGCTGAACAGTTTCGTGCAACTCGTGCTCGTTTCGGTCAGGACAGGGGAGGAGCTCGTTCGATGCGAGCCGCGCTCGGGCGATTCGATCCTGGCCTGA
- a CDS encoding tetratricopeptide repeat protein, protein MALLVTGCASTPQKMSQDDYSQYLKTTTVQVDQLLSESKRDEAVGLLSKAAELGPESKEPWVRIARIQFDGGKYGEAIVAAGEVLQRDPADRVAKSVRAVSGLRVATESLADLRSDTEMTGSARGDAVALAKVMRESLGESVLIPPPTPEELEARRLEEERQKNQKAKVKPKARVKKSMPAASAGQPPAATAASGSGPFGALK, encoded by the coding sequence ATGGCTCTGCTTGTTACGGGCTGTGCATCGACGCCGCAGAAGATGTCCCAAGACGACTATTCGCAGTATCTGAAGACGACGACCGTGCAGGTCGATCAGCTGCTTTCCGAGAGCAAGCGGGATGAGGCGGTGGGCCTGCTGTCGAAGGCAGCGGAACTCGGTCCTGAGTCGAAGGAGCCGTGGGTGCGCATCGCGCGGATCCAGTTCGATGGCGGCAAATACGGCGAAGCGATCGTGGCGGCAGGAGAGGTGCTGCAACGCGATCCCGCAGACCGCGTCGCCAAGAGCGTGCGGGCCGTGAGCGGGCTGCGCGTGGCGACGGAATCCCTGGCGGATTTGCGGAGCGATACGGAAATGACCGGTTCCGCACGTGGCGATGCCGTTGCGCTGGCCAAGGTGATGCGCGAGTCCCTGGGCGAGTCGGTGCTCATTCCCCCCCCCACGCCGGAAGAGCTCGAGGCGCGCCGGTTGGAGGAAGAGCGCCAGAAGAATCAGAAGGCGAAGGTAAAGCCGAAGGCTCGTGTGAAGAAGTCCATGCCTGCCGCGAGCGCAGGGCAGCCGCCCGCAGCGACTGCCGCGAGCGGTTCGGGGCCCTTCGGCGCGCTGAAGTAA
- the tssE gene encoding type VI secretion system baseplate subunit TssE — protein MKGFEPTFFDKLFDDSPAGPARPVLSLEQLKDTVARDLEALLNARTTVDESLALYHPEAAQSPLTYGLRDFAAMSLNNPNDRAAICRSIETAIARHEPRLRNVEVRIELDRRSVNALYFSIKALLVVRPAREPVNFDALLQPTTLLYSVNRQAPRSGQN, from the coding sequence ATGAAAGGGTTCGAACCGACCTTCTTCGACAAGCTATTCGACGACAGCCCGGCCGGCCCGGCCCGGCCCGTGCTTTCGCTCGAGCAACTGAAGGACACGGTTGCCCGCGATCTTGAGGCCCTTCTCAATGCGCGCACGACGGTGGATGAGTCGCTGGCCCTGTACCACCCCGAAGCGGCGCAATCGCCGCTCACTTACGGGCTGAGGGATTTTGCGGCGATGAGCCTCAACAATCCGAACGATCGTGCGGCGATCTGCCGCTCGATCGAGACGGCAATTGCTCGTCACGAGCCGCGACTGCGCAATGTCGAAGTCAGGATCGAACTGGATCGACGCTCGGTCAATGCGCTGTATTTTTCAATCAAGGCCCTGCTCGTTGTCCGTCCCGCACGCGAGCCGGTGAATTTCGACGCCTTGTTGCAGCCGACAACCCTTCTCTATTCGGTAAATCGGCAGGCTCCGCGTAGCGGTCAGAATTGA
- the tssJ gene encoding type VI secretion system lipoprotein TssJ has protein sequence MPIPLLAALTAILIPLAAGCSTVSALQIAGTVAGVALEAAGLKKGGERPAGEAVHPVVMTLSTGPATNATQNGEALALVVRIYQLRSNTAFARVTYAQASTPEAERGALQDDLVTVRELTLLPGKTYRFEEQVPDQVKVIGVAAQFHRPAANRWKLAFDREASQKTGIAIAFHACAMTTGTGELAQPATTVSVRSLSGVRCT, from the coding sequence TTGCCCATCCCCCTGCTTGCCGCGCTGACCGCCATACTGATTCCCTTGGCGGCCGGCTGCTCGACCGTGTCGGCACTGCAGATCGCCGGAACCGTGGCGGGGGTGGCGCTGGAAGCGGCGGGACTGAAGAAGGGCGGCGAACGGCCCGCCGGCGAGGCCGTGCACCCGGTCGTGATGACCCTTTCGACAGGCCCCGCGACCAATGCCACCCAGAACGGCGAAGCGCTCGCGCTTGTCGTGCGCATCTACCAGCTGCGCAGCAACACGGCCTTTGCCCGTGTCACCTACGCACAGGCCAGCACGCCCGAAGCCGAACGCGGTGCGCTGCAGGATGATCTGGTGACGGTGCGCGAGCTGACCCTGCTGCCCGGCAAAACGTACCGGTTCGAGGAACAGGTGCCGGACCAGGTGAAGGTGATAGGCGTCGCGGCGCAATTCCATCGCCCTGCCGCAAACCGCTGGAAACTCGCGTTCGATCGCGAGGCATCGCAAAAGACCGGCATCGCGATCGCATTCCATGCCTGCGCGATGACTACCGGGACGGGCGAACTCGCCCAACCCGCAACAACAGTTTCCGTCCGCTCGCTGTCGGGCGTCCGCTGTACCTGA
- a CDS encoding DotU family type IV/VI secretion system protein, with protein MNANPSIFAETAPARTAHTSSAARTTLADLLYEGFYMVFLLKNNKTPRDAREFSESVTGFLTDFERQGKKQDFAPEDIFDAKYAFCATVDEAILSSRLSIRDDWERRPLQLSLFGDQLAGEYFFDKLGAARDAGARRIQALEVFHMCLLLGFRGKYLLEGPEKLAYLTARLGEQIAHIKGRKASFAPHGARPDSIAHELRRSLPAWVTVAVVALSALVAYTGIRTHLAHETQATLAEYRDIIKVAAKRPHITITLP; from the coding sequence ATGAACGCCAATCCGTCGATCTTCGCCGAAACCGCCCCTGCCCGCACGGCGCACACGTCTTCCGCTGCCAGAACCACTCTTGCGGACCTGCTGTACGAGGGGTTCTACATGGTGTTCCTGCTGAAGAACAACAAGACGCCCCGCGATGCCCGCGAGTTTTCCGAGAGCGTCACGGGCTTCCTCACCGATTTCGAACGACAGGGAAAGAAGCAGGACTTCGCGCCCGAGGACATCTTCGACGCCAAATACGCCTTCTGCGCAACCGTCGACGAGGCGATCCTGTCCTCGCGCCTCTCGATCCGCGACGACTGGGAGCGGCGTCCGCTGCAGCTGAGTCTGTTCGGCGACCAGCTCGCCGGGGAATACTTCTTCGACAAGCTCGGCGCGGCCCGTGACGCCGGTGCGCGGCGGATACAGGCACTGGAGGTGTTTCACATGTGCCTGCTCCTCGGCTTTCGCGGCAAGTACCTGCTCGAAGGCCCCGAGAAGCTCGCCTACCTGACGGCCCGCCTCGGCGAGCAGATCGCCCACATCAAGGGCCGCAAGGCGAGTTTCGCCCCCCACGGCGCCCGCCCCGACAGCATTGCGCACGAACTGAGGCGCAGCCTGCCCGCATGGGTCACCGTCGCGGTGGTGGCACTCAGCGCGTTGGTCGCGTACACCGGTATCCGCACCCACCTTGCGCACGAAACGCAGGCAACCCTCGCCGAGTACCGCGACATCATCAAGGTTGCCGCGAAGCGTCCCCACATCACTATCACCCTGCCCTGA
- the tssC gene encoding type VI secretion system contractile sheath large subunit — MSTMPQASVTPVGGGADLPLLDRIIEESRVARSESERSHARDIIGELARQVLDGEVVVSENLSASLDARLADLDRLISEQLSEVMHAAQFQALESAWTGLHYLCRQTSTGPQLKIKMMNATKRDLVKDFKTAIEFDQSALFRKVYEEEFGTFGGSPFGVLLGQYDMTRQPEDLYLLEQMSHVAAAAHAPFITSASPELFGLESYVELSRPRDLSKVFDTVEYAKWKSYRDSEDARYVGLTLPRFLGRLPYNPIDGTTTEGFNFVEDVDGADHSKYLWCNAAFAFGARLTTAFENHGWCAAIRGVEGGGLVEDLPAHTFRTGEGEVALKCPTEIAITDRREKELSDLGFIPLVHCKNTDYAAFFGAQSTQKARRYDTDAANANASLSAQLQYIFAVCRIAHYMKAMMRDKIGSFASAANVEMYLQRWIDQYVTADDTASQETKAQFPLREASIEVDEVPGRPGVYRAVSFIRPHFQLDELSVSLRLVAELPQSGKA; from the coding sequence ATGAGCACGATGCCGCAAGCGTCCGTCACTCCGGTCGGCGGCGGGGCCGATCTTCCCCTGCTGGATCGCATCATCGAGGAGAGCCGGGTCGCCCGCTCGGAATCGGAACGCAGTCATGCGCGGGACATCATCGGAGAGCTGGCCAGGCAGGTCCTGGACGGCGAGGTCGTCGTGTCTGAGAACCTCTCCGCCTCGCTCGATGCACGTTTGGCCGATCTCGACCGCCTCATCTCGGAGCAACTCAGCGAGGTGATGCATGCTGCGCAGTTTCAGGCGCTGGAGAGTGCCTGGACCGGGCTGCATTACCTCTGCCGCCAGACATCGACCGGTCCCCAGCTGAAGATCAAGATGATGAACGCGACCAAGCGCGATCTCGTCAAGGATTTCAAGACCGCGATCGAGTTCGATCAGAGTGCGCTCTTCCGGAAGGTGTACGAGGAGGAGTTCGGCACTTTCGGCGGCTCGCCCTTCGGCGTCCTGCTCGGCCAGTACGATATGACGCGCCAGCCGGAAGATCTTTACCTGCTCGAACAGATGTCGCACGTTGCCGCGGCGGCGCATGCACCTTTCATCACTTCGGCCTCGCCCGAACTCTTCGGCCTCGAATCCTACGTCGAGCTGAGCAGGCCACGGGACCTGTCGAAGGTGTTCGATACCGTCGAGTACGCGAAGTGGAAATCCTATCGTGACTCTGAGGACGCGCGTTATGTCGGTCTCACGCTGCCGCGTTTCCTCGGGCGCCTGCCGTACAACCCGATCGACGGAACGACCACCGAGGGGTTCAATTTTGTCGAGGACGTCGACGGTGCGGATCACTCGAAGTACCTGTGGTGCAACGCAGCCTTCGCTTTCGGGGCGCGCCTCACGACCGCTTTCGAGAACCACGGGTGGTGTGCGGCAATCCGCGGTGTGGAGGGAGGTGGCCTGGTCGAGGACTTGCCGGCGCACACCTTCCGCACGGGTGAAGGAGAGGTGGCACTGAAGTGCCCGACCGAGATCGCGATCACCGACCGGCGCGAAAAGGAGCTCAGCGACCTCGGCTTCATTCCGCTCGTCCATTGCAAGAACACCGACTACGCGGCGTTCTTCGGCGCGCAGTCGACGCAGAAGGCACGGCGTTACGACACGGATGCGGCCAATGCCAATGCGTCGCTCTCGGCACAGCTGCAATACATCTTCGCCGTGTGCCGCATCGCGCATTACATGAAGGCGATGATGCGCGACAAGATCGGCAGCTTTGCCAGTGCCGCCAATGTCGAGATGTACCTGCAGCGGTGGATCGACCAGTACGTTACCGCCGACGACACGGCTTCGCAGGAAACCAAGGCGCAGTTCCCCCTGCGCGAAGCCTCCATCGAGGTGGACGAAGTTCCCGGACGTCCCGGTGTCTACCGTGCCGTTTCGTTCATCCGTCCCCATTTTCAGCTCGACGAGCTTTCGGTTTCGCTGCGGCTGGTTGCAGAGCTGCCGCAGTCCGGCAAGGCCTGA
- a CDS encoding type VI secretion system tube protein Hcp: MKDIYIEFKGSDLKGDSRDTKHKDQVEVYSWSHNIRQPKSATASSAGGHSAERCEHGEMIFVKDIDGASPKLYQACSSGLIVNDAIVYFYRAFGGKNTTGNPSGTQNRHQYLKIELKNVLISSVSPSVSSEGIPSETFALKYSAVKWTYDELNIDGSKSGKVNIQGAWNLAKNAPSLS; the protein is encoded by the coding sequence ATGAAGGATATCTACATCGAATTCAAGGGCAGCGACCTCAAGGGAGATTCGCGCGACACCAAGCACAAGGACCAGGTCGAGGTGTACTCGTGGTCGCACAACATCCGCCAGCCGAAATCGGCCACGGCCTCGAGTGCCGGCGGGCACTCGGCCGAGCGCTGCGAACACGGCGAGATGATCTTCGTGAAGGATATCGACGGCGCCAGTCCCAAGCTCTACCAAGCTTGCTCCTCGGGACTCATCGTCAACGACGCGATCGTGTATTTCTACCGCGCGTTCGGCGGCAAGAACACCACCGGCAATCCGAGCGGCACGCAGAACCGGCACCAATACCTGAAGATCGAGCTCAAGAACGTACTGATTTCGTCGGTGTCTCCGTCCGTCTCGAGCGAAGGCATTCCGTCCGAAACCTTCGCACTGAAGTATTCGGCGGTTAAATGGACCTACGACGAGCTCAATATCGACGGCAGCAAGTCGGGCAAGGTCAATATCCAGGGCGCCTGGAACCTCGCGAAGAATGCTCCGAGCCTGAGCTGA